In a genomic window of Mageeibacillus indolicus UPII9-5:
- a CDS encoding ABC transporter ATP-binding protein: MLIHKRLRDLIQGVEVFVFSKSLLSVCVSLTYIAQAVLFGQVIQMLYESAGMDALKWHVFWIAFLILVRLFLITGLNVYGKWIIGQIKNRLRKRTFIQLMKLGPAYLLDERSGEIQSKAMAGIDYLEGYLSLYIPQILTVFIVLSGISIYVFSIHFALGILILATAVTALFMPYLFLYKITSFSEEHWAAYTNLSAEFVETVQGMMTLKAFNASKRVGTGLKDKMHRLFDKTMKSLTISLMETGLANFCVTIGRNFTLALAAYFTVKGTIRVGQMAMLFFLVAEAYRPLQELGQYFHQGFMGITSCDGLFEILDQNIKIKDAGTSTKINRPRPEASEIEFSGVEFSYPESETTLFHNLNIHIAQGEKLAFVGESGGGKTTIARLLLRFYDPDSGSIRLGGVDYRELPLSELRKQFSVVSQETYLFYGTIMENLLLANPKASEEEVKQAAKLAQIHDFIQALPQGYESKVGEKGVNFSGGERQRMAIARALLKNAPIIIFDEASSSVDTKIEKEIQEHLQDALKDKTTITIAHRLSTIQDASRIYVLRHGEIVEEGTHEDLMKGDTYYSHLFATQEAAEQAQEYEQEWS; encoded by the coding sequence ATGTTGATTCACAAACGTTTACGCGACCTTATTCAAGGCGTGGAAGTCTTTGTTTTTAGCAAAAGCCTTTTATCGGTCTGCGTCAGCCTTACGTATATTGCACAAGCCGTTCTATTTGGACAGGTTATCCAGATGCTTTACGAGAGTGCTGGGATGGATGCCTTGAAATGGCATGTCTTTTGGATTGCATTTTTAATTTTGGTCCGTCTATTTCTCATCACAGGACTCAATGTGTATGGAAAGTGGATTATCGGCCAAATTAAGAATCGTCTGCGCAAGCGCACCTTTATTCAATTGATGAAACTGGGTCCTGCCTATCTTCTTGATGAACGAAGCGGAGAGATCCAATCTAAGGCGATGGCCGGAATTGACTATCTTGAGGGATATTTGAGCCTTTACATTCCTCAAATCCTAACTGTTTTTATTGTCTTATCCGGCATTTCCATTTATGTTTTTTCGATTCACTTCGCTTTGGGAATCCTTATCCTCGCCACCGCTGTCACCGCACTCTTTATGCCTTATCTTTTCCTCTATAAGATAACCAGTTTCAGCGAAGAACATTGGGCGGCCTACACCAATCTGAGTGCTGAATTTGTTGAAACAGTGCAGGGCATGATGACGCTCAAGGCCTTTAACGCCTCAAAAAGGGTTGGTACAGGACTGAAGGACAAAATGCATCGTCTCTTTGACAAAACAATGAAGAGTCTTACCATCAGTTTGATGGAAACGGGACTTGCAAATTTCTGCGTGACCATTGGCAGAAACTTCACACTGGCTCTTGCTGCCTATTTTACCGTCAAAGGGACAATTCGTGTCGGTCAAATGGCTATGTTATTCTTCCTTGTAGCTGAAGCGTATAGGCCACTTCAAGAGCTGGGCCAGTATTTCCATCAAGGTTTTATGGGGATCACTTCATGTGATGGACTCTTTGAAATTTTAGATCAGAACATCAAGATTAAGGACGCGGGCACGTCGACAAAAATTAATCGTCCGAGACCTGAAGCCTCGGAGATTGAATTTTCAGGGGTGGAGTTCAGCTATCCCGAAAGCGAAACGACACTGTTCCACAATTTAAATATACACATTGCTCAAGGCGAGAAGCTTGCTTTTGTCGGCGAATCCGGTGGCGGGAAAACAACGATTGCAAGGCTTCTGCTTCGTTTCTATGACCCGGATAGTGGCAGTATTCGCTTAGGTGGAGTGGATTATAGGGAACTTCCGCTTTCTGAGCTGAGAAAGCAGTTCTCTGTGGTTTCCCAGGAAACCTATCTTTTCTATGGAACGATTATGGAAAATCTGCTTTTAGCTAATCCTAAAGCCAGTGAAGAGGAAGTCAAGCAAGCGGCAAAACTCGCACAGATCCACGATTTTATTCAGGCTCTTCCTCAAGGTTATGAAAGCAAGGTAGGGGAAAAGGGAGTTAATTTTTCTGGCGGAGAGCGTCAGCGCATGGCGATCGCCCGAGCCTTGTTGAAAAATGCGCCGATCATCATCTTCGATGAGGCAAGTTCCAGTGTGGATACAAAGATCGAGAAAGAAATTCAAGAGCATCTACAAGACGCTCTTAAAGATAAAACGACTATAACGATTGCTCATCGTCTTTCGACGATTCAGGATGCTTCGCGGATTTATGTCCTGCGCCACGGAGAAATCGTTGAAGAGGGCACGCACGAAGATTTGATGAAAGGTGATACCTACTACAGTCATCTCTTTGCCACTCAAGAGGCCGCAGAGCAAGCACAAGAATACGAGCAGGAATGGAGCTAA
- a CDS encoding ABC transporter ATP-binding protein, which translates to MMNFKSDKLCVQPDPLCENKGAEKNKEVLLSVRELCVKVRESENQKMLLDNLSFSLRRGEVLALVGETGSGKTMTAKAIMGMLNANLSVEGRIVLEGQNLLDLNAQEMHALRGRKIGMAFQNPETALNPLLKNGNQLNLIMGKNESDQVRRLRLFGLCDKRILKQYPFELSGGMAQRFMASLSLGHGVEMVIFDEPTRGLDPDNRNLLAELILLLSKKRHVAILLLTHDMGLIERVADRCIVLQDGKIVEHGSVDTILHHPTSSYMKGIRDEDPRFQRILPLLDSEEKKQEETPILELRDIHCSYALNPFSKERHQVLHELNMSVFQGEILGLIGASGCGKSTLASCILGLLNYQGEILFSGKLLKMRGRPQIGHICQSATSSFDPARTIRQSLEEVFLVHPEYALPGEKENQIHHVLKVVDLYHLLARLDSYPHEFSGGQLQRFAIARTLLSQVKFIILDEVTSMLDLKTQASIIRLLARLRKERGLTYIFITHDLPLAQQFCDRILQMKDGCVRNCLEWEETVC; encoded by the coding sequence ATGATGAATTTTAAAAGTGACAAGCTGTGTGTTCAGCCCGATCCTTTATGCGAGAATAAGGGAGCAGAGAAAAATAAAGAAGTCCTTCTTTCCGTCCGAGAACTTTGTGTCAAAGTAAGAGAGTCAGAAAATCAAAAAATGCTATTGGACAACCTTTCTTTTTCCCTTCGAAGAGGCGAGGTTTTAGCTCTCGTCGGGGAAACTGGCAGTGGCAAAACAATGACTGCAAAAGCGATTATGGGGATGCTGAACGCGAATTTAAGTGTAGAGGGCAGGATTGTATTAGAAGGACAAAACCTGCTGGATCTCAATGCACAAGAAATGCACGCACTGCGTGGCCGAAAAATTGGCATGGCTTTTCAGAATCCTGAAACTGCCCTCAATCCGCTCCTGAAGAATGGAAACCAACTCAATTTGATTATGGGGAAAAACGAGAGCGATCAAGTGCGTCGCCTGCGTTTATTTGGCTTGTGCGATAAAAGGATTCTTAAGCAATATCCATTTGAACTCAGCGGGGGAATGGCACAGCGATTCATGGCCTCGCTTTCTCTCGGCCATGGCGTTGAAATGGTTATTTTTGATGAGCCCACTCGTGGGCTTGATCCTGATAATCGGAATCTTTTAGCCGAATTGATCTTGCTTTTATCCAAGAAGAGACATGTTGCTATTTTGCTTCTTACACATGACATGGGCCTGATTGAGAGAGTCGCCGATCGCTGTATTGTATTACAGGATGGAAAAATCGTTGAACATGGCAGCGTAGACACTATTCTTCATCATCCGACATCGTCTTATATGAAAGGCATACGTGATGAGGATCCTCGGTTTCAACGGATTTTGCCGTTGCTTGATTCAGAAGAAAAAAAGCAGGAAGAGACACCTATATTGGAGCTTAGGGATATTCATTGTTCTTACGCTCTTAATCCCTTCAGCAAGGAGCGTCACCAAGTGCTCCACGAATTGAATATGAGTGTATTTCAAGGCGAAATCTTAGGTCTTATCGGTGCCTCAGGATGTGGGAAGTCAACATTAGCATCATGCATCTTAGGATTATTAAATTATCAGGGAGAGATTTTATTTAGCGGTAAATTGTTGAAGATGCGTGGCAGACCTCAGATTGGGCACATTTGTCAATCAGCAACAAGTTCATTTGATCCGGCACGTACGATTCGCCAGAGCTTGGAAGAGGTTTTTTTAGTACACCCGGAATATGCATTGCCAGGAGAAAAAGAGAATCAAATTCATCACGTCCTAAAAGTTGTGGATTTGTATCATTTATTGGCGCGTTTGGATTCCTACCCCCACGAGTTTAGTGGTGGTCAGTTGCAACGTTTTGCCATTGCACGCACATTGCTTTCACAGGTGAAGTTTATCATTTTAGACGAGGTGACATCCATGTTGGATTTAAAAACACAGGCATCGATTATTCGTCTCCTTGCTCGTTTGCGAAAGGAACGCGGCTTAACCTATATTTTTATCACTCATGACTTACCGTTGGCCCAGCAGTTCTGTGATCGAATATTGCAGATGAAAGACGGCTGTGTAAGAAACTGTTTAGAATGGGAGGAAACAGTATGTTGA
- a CDS encoding ABC transporter permease — translation MFTKRNAMIKIRCYIALLLVVLIVFGFLAYGTGERFNAMSPENQLLEPSLNHLFGTDVFGRDVFLRTVRGFMNAFLLAILSWIIAFGFGILLGIFFAYVGGLADAIFYHVCNFIFSFPTMVLAIYLASASDAKIPILIFLTSFALIFSNAKIVRALVKSLIKENYMIQLQIMGAGFWHMTRYHLLRESILNLLPIMPLMIGHIILGISSFSFLGFGIQPPEAEIGLLLSENFKLITIAPWTCLLPGLFQFLIIWALSYLGEMTRKYYTKEGVSHDEF, via the coding sequence GTGTTCACGAAACGAAATGCTATGATCAAAATACGGTGCTACATCGCGCTCCTTTTAGTCGTCCTGATTGTTTTTGGATTCCTTGCTTATGGCACAGGAGAGCGATTCAATGCCATGTCTCCTGAAAATCAGCTTTTGGAACCATCGTTGAATCACCTTTTCGGAACTGATGTTTTCGGAAGGGATGTTTTTCTTAGAACGGTCAGAGGTTTCATGAATGCGTTCCTTCTTGCGATTTTATCATGGATTATTGCATTTGGCTTTGGGATTCTCTTGGGAATCTTTTTTGCATATGTCGGAGGTTTAGCAGATGCCATTTTTTATCATGTGTGCAATTTTATTTTTAGTTTTCCCACCATGGTATTGGCGATCTATCTGGCATCGGCAAGCGATGCGAAAATACCAATTCTTATTTTCCTGACATCGTTTGCCCTGATCTTTAGCAATGCAAAAATTGTCCGTGCATTGGTCAAAAGCCTCATTAAAGAGAATTATATGATTCAACTTCAGATTATGGGGGCGGGATTTTGGCATATGACTCGTTACCATCTATTAAGGGAGTCCATACTCAATTTGCTTCCCATTATGCCGTTGATGATCGGTCATATTATTCTTGGAATCTCAAGTTTTTCCTTTCTAGGATTTGGCATACAACCTCCGGAAGCGGAAATCGGGCTACTCCTCTCCGAGAATTTTAAGCTGATTACTATTGCTCCTTGGACGTGTCTTTTGCCGGGCCTTTTCCAATTTCTCATCATCTGGGCACTCAGCTATTTAGGCGAGATGACGCGAAAGTACTACACAAAAGAAGGAGTTTCGCATGATGAATTTTAA
- a CDS encoding ABC transporter permease, whose protein sequence is MRISYILRKIFVVLPMIFVISLLCFNMIYFAPGDAGKLLLETKSGRGDRFSASDIADFSERTGLNLDVVEAYRNWSWDLLKGDMGESVLYSESVSSVVNRYFRNTLVMVGIAFMVYLITGIFLGFASGLRPGGFFDRLNRFWAILTLSLPSFWIATLVLFLSTKFFPGLPVLYFDGWRSFVVPGVIMGLVFAGNLAMMLRDRVLRVSEEDFIDCAKAMGISRSDVVWRHIFPNVLATMISVSALDLSFMLMGSLVAEKIFSIPGIGQLFLKAVNVKDYFLVAGCTLYFCLSVSLCNLIAELIYPFIDRRQVCSRNEML, encoded by the coding sequence ATGAGAATATCTTATATTCTTCGTAAAATATTCGTGGTACTTCCGATGATATTTGTTATTTCTCTGCTCTGCTTTAACATGATATATTTTGCTCCAGGAGACGCCGGAAAGCTTCTCCTGGAGACAAAATCGGGGCGTGGAGACAGGTTTTCTGCTTCGGATATTGCGGATTTTTCGGAACGAACGGGTTTAAATTTAGATGTTGTCGAAGCCTATCGGAACTGGAGTTGGGATCTGCTAAAAGGCGATATGGGAGAAAGCGTCTTATATTCGGAGTCGGTGTCGAGTGTGGTGAACCGTTATTTCCGAAACACACTTGTCATGGTTGGCATTGCCTTCATGGTTTATCTAATTACGGGGATTTTTTTAGGCTTTGCATCAGGTCTTAGACCAGGAGGTTTTTTTGATCGACTCAACCGTTTTTGGGCGATACTAACTCTGTCGCTTCCCTCGTTTTGGATCGCGACACTTGTTTTGTTTTTATCAACGAAGTTTTTCCCGGGACTTCCTGTTCTTTACTTTGACGGATGGCGTTCTTTTGTTGTCCCCGGGGTGATTATGGGTCTGGTTTTTGCTGGTAATTTAGCTATGATGTTGCGAGATCGTGTTCTGCGTGTTTCGGAGGAAGATTTTATTGACTGTGCAAAAGCGATGGGCATTTCACGTTCAGATGTTGTGTGGCGACACATTTTCCCCAACGTCTTAGCTACGATGATCTCAGTCAGTGCCTTGGATCTTTCTTTCATGCTTATGGGGAGCCTGGTGGCGGAAAAAATTTTTTCGATTCCTGGGATTGGACAACTTTTCCTAAAAGCTGTTAACGTCAAGGACTATTTCCTGGTTGCCGGATGCACTCTTTATTTTTGTTTGTCTGTGAGTTTATGCAACCTTATCGCAGAGCTGATCTACCCTTTCATTGACAGGAGGCAGGTGTGTTCACGAAACGAAATGCTATGA
- a CDS encoding ABC transporter substrate-binding protein: protein MKRTPIFTVLLLCLSILLTACGAQKEQNLLLRIGGMKDFKSSGSARTLVFDPLTRLDKDLKPIPYLVSWEADEQQKKFKLNVTKDVKFHDGTALNADIVRWNIESLGALYYCGYANYLEKVDVNDDLTLTVSFKQSYPLFPEELATIPVMPIDNMSEDYKIASFNGTGPYRLEEYVENQTTKLKRNENYWNKEKKPKITEVDWVPIADGAARVMAVTNDQVDVVGLTDGYNAFSFNLLRDLEKNDSVSMIVEPAEQFTSANSLGLNWQKGVLEDVNLRAVICYGINREPLAKNILFGIPQVAEHYIGGAYWDAPEHFVEGIGYDPEKSNEFLAKGGYKRVNGKITKDGKPIKLDFVVRAEDEQPEVGQYIKAELEKLGFECNLIILEPTQAFERQKKLEYDVTISWPWYEPVAASLPSMGLSKEYQGMGLGGLVDKKMLDYADEFYKAKNRDEAKVALQKIWKTQYDNYLAAPLYATTRVIIHNKKYDGYLLDGSYYQVDLSEIHLAK from the coding sequence ATGAAAAGAACGCCCATATTTACTGTCCTACTCTTGTGTTTGAGCATTTTGCTGACGGCTTGTGGAGCTCAAAAAGAGCAAAACTTGTTGCTACGCATTGGCGGAATGAAAGACTTCAAGAGTAGTGGGAGTGCAAGAACACTTGTATTCGATCCTCTTACTCGTTTGGATAAAGACTTGAAGCCGATTCCATACTTAGTGTCGTGGGAGGCTGATGAGCAACAGAAAAAGTTTAAACTCAATGTCACAAAAGATGTCAAATTCCATGATGGAACAGCACTGAATGCCGATATCGTCCGTTGGAACATCGAAAGCTTGGGGGCGCTCTATTACTGTGGATATGCAAACTACCTTGAAAAGGTTGATGTGAACGATGATCTTACATTAACGGTATCTTTTAAGCAGAGTTACCCGCTTTTCCCTGAGGAGCTTGCCACAATCCCCGTAATGCCGATTGACAATATGTCCGAAGATTATAAAATCGCTTCCTTTAATGGCACAGGACCGTATCGTCTGGAAGAATACGTTGAGAATCAAACAACTAAATTAAAGAGAAACGAAAACTATTGGAACAAAGAAAAGAAACCTAAAATTACAGAAGTGGATTGGGTTCCTATCGCAGATGGAGCCGCCAGAGTTATGGCGGTCACTAATGACCAGGTTGATGTCGTGGGTCTGACAGATGGATACAATGCTTTCTCTTTCAATCTTCTGCGTGACTTAGAGAAAAATGATTCCGTCAGCATGATTGTAGAGCCTGCGGAGCAATTTACCAGTGCTAATTCTCTTGGGTTGAATTGGCAAAAAGGCGTTCTTGAGGACGTGAATTTGCGTGCGGTGATTTGCTATGGAATTAATCGGGAACCGTTAGCAAAAAATATCCTTTTCGGTATTCCTCAGGTTGCAGAACACTATATTGGTGGAGCCTATTGGGATGCACCCGAGCATTTTGTAGAAGGCATTGGCTATGATCCCGAAAAGTCAAATGAATTTCTAGCAAAAGGGGGCTACAAGCGGGTGAACGGGAAGATCACAAAGGATGGTAAACCAATCAAATTGGACTTCGTTGTCCGGGCAGAAGATGAACAACCCGAAGTCGGTCAGTACATTAAAGCAGAATTGGAAAAGCTGGGATTTGAATGCAATCTGATTATCCTGGAACCAACCCAAGCCTTTGAGCGTCAGAAAAAGTTAGAGTATGATGTCACGATCAGCTGGCCGTGGTACGAACCGGTAGCCGCTTCCTTGCCATCCATGGGGTTGAGCAAAGAATATCAAGGAATGGGTCTAGGAGGATTAGTGGACAAAAAGATGCTGGATTACGCAGATGAATTTTATAAAGCTAAAAATCGAGATGAGGCAAAAGTAGCTCTTCAAAAAATATGGAAGACGCAATACGACAATTACTTGGCTGCCCCACTCTATGCTACGACTCGTGTAATTATACACAACAAAAAATACGATGGATACTTATTGGACGGCAGCTACTATCAGGTTGACCTGTCCGAGATCCATTTAGCGAAATAA
- a CDS encoding tetratricopeptide repeat protein, with protein MLWNDFQKLISEPMTVFLLPFCDDYYEVPSFKSKGMEDFAAILRCAAVFNQNSFEFANALEPCLDEAARTRLLSLAICLPPPKKHTKYLNRLIKSWFEFTQVFLQCADPTSTPASVPEANLLSTGAAKDGRPLGADVTTEKINIIKSRDEARKIDAVVTDEYINKLLAASAEFFAACVGILTDIALESFPAQTKKAAVAGEAEAANCIRAEKTNGMTEISEEDRKITDADIVRLHAMAPGLNLPKLAVLATTWSRQKFLAAVDVNLTKFYMQIALTEMACFTSIINPIGKAFIDKGYEILYESEILTDLQKKVVCLHQIQYELSFFSHYTITDLHLLLRHLQTVCPWIWQEATGENILFAVAETLNNNAAWQDLLDLVTSVPEKYWSSRIYGLVRQATIELNQWELCLKYCENELQTGKAEVKTYYDAGYAWYNLGEFADSLAVLRQGMAIYGHLVKLSIGSAYALIAMEKYDEALNCLYEVADEVHESGYCEIDYNLALAQTYVALKRPGKALPIYRYLTNVYGPQAVFCRDRARALSEMGYKEEALRVVREGLKFEPEDTNLLLTRCFLHASMPYLSHKQALLSFKQALAGNKLTAEELDQLAVAALHLDLFDIAGEAIITAWRQDKYFAPLYYTIALYWQAKGQSELAQRVLDYVLQFADDRYDYLMFKATLYMESGEFTTALEYLDYCQHINGVNLEIALGKMQIYRFWGLEDERLVWSTIAKSLGE; from the coding sequence ATGCTGTGGAATGATTTCCAAAAATTGATTTCCGAACCGATGACAGTTTTTCTGTTACCTTTTTGTGACGATTATTATGAAGTTCCTTCATTCAAAAGCAAGGGCATGGAAGACTTTGCCGCTATTTTACGCTGTGCGGCGGTGTTTAATCAAAATTCATTTGAGTTTGCCAATGCACTTGAACCTTGCTTAGATGAAGCTGCGCGCACGAGATTGCTTTCTTTAGCAATATGCTTACCGCCACCTAAAAAGCACACCAAATATTTAAACCGGTTGATAAAGTCGTGGTTTGAGTTTACCCAAGTTTTTCTGCAATGCGCTGATCCCACATCTACCCCTGCGTCCGTACCTGAGGCAAATTTGTTGTCTACAGGCGCAGCGAAAGATGGAAGGCCGCTAGGTGCCGATGTGACGACTGAAAAAATCAATATCATTAAGTCGCGAGATGAAGCCCGCAAAATTGATGCTGTAGTTACTGATGAATATATAAATAAGTTACTTGCTGCTTCAGCTGAGTTTTTCGCCGCTTGCGTTGGGATCTTGACCGACATTGCTTTAGAGAGTTTCCCGGCGCAGACAAAGAAGGCTGCCGTTGCAGGGGAGGCCGAGGCTGCCAATTGCATACGAGCGGAGAAAACTAATGGCATGACCGAGATAAGCGAAGAAGATCGCAAGATAACTGACGCCGATATAGTGCGGTTACACGCCATGGCTCCGGGGTTGAATTTGCCAAAATTGGCTGTTCTCGCCACAACTTGGTCGCGACAAAAGTTTTTAGCGGCCGTAGATGTCAATTTAACCAAGTTTTACATGCAAATAGCTTTGACTGAGATGGCTTGCTTTACGAGCATTATCAATCCGATCGGCAAGGCATTCATTGATAAAGGTTATGAAATTTTGTATGAGTCAGAAATCCTGACTGACTTGCAAAAAAAAGTTGTTTGCCTGCACCAAATACAATATGAACTGAGCTTTTTTTCTCATTATACAATTACCGATTTGCATTTGTTACTGCGACATTTACAAACAGTCTGTCCATGGATTTGGCAGGAAGCTACCGGCGAAAATATTTTGTTCGCAGTCGCGGAAACTTTGAATAATAATGCTGCATGGCAAGATTTGCTGGATTTGGTAACATCGGTCCCGGAAAAATACTGGAGTTCTCGTATTTACGGACTTGTGCGGCAGGCAACTATAGAACTTAATCAATGGGAACTTTGCCTGAAATATTGCGAAAATGAATTGCAGACCGGTAAGGCGGAAGTTAAGACGTATTATGATGCTGGCTACGCCTGGTACAATTTAGGCGAATTTGCCGATTCATTGGCGGTGCTACGGCAGGGAATGGCTATTTATGGCCATTTGGTCAAACTTAGTATTGGGTCGGCTTACGCTCTGATAGCAATGGAAAAATATGATGAGGCTCTTAATTGTCTGTATGAGGTAGCAGACGAAGTGCATGAAAGTGGATATTGCGAAATCGATTATAATTTGGCACTTGCTCAGACTTATGTAGCCCTGAAGCGTCCCGGCAAAGCTCTCCCAATTTATCGGTATTTAACCAATGTTTATGGCCCGCAGGCTGTGTTTTGCCGTGATCGGGCGCGAGCTTTGTCGGAGATGGGCTATAAGGAAGAAGCTTTGCGGGTAGTACGTGAAGGGTTAAAGTTTGAACCCGAGGATACCAACCTATTGTTGACTCGGTGCTTTTTGCATGCTTCTATGCCTTATTTGAGTCATAAGCAGGCCTTACTTTCTTTTAAACAGGCCTTGGCCGGAAATAAATTGACGGCTGAAGAACTTGATCAATTAGCCGTGGCGGCCTTGCACCTCGATTTGTTTGATATTGCCGGGGAAGCTATTATAACCGCTTGGCGGCAAGACAAATATTTTGCACCTCTATACTACACGATAGCTTTGTATTGGCAGGCAAAGGGTCAGAGCGAATTGGCTCAACGCGTTCTTGATTACGTCCTACAGTTTGCTGATGATCGCTATGATTACTTAATGTTTAAGGCCACTCTCTATATGGAAAGCGGTGAGTTTACCACTGCACTGGAATATCTCGATTACTGTCAGCATATTAATGGCGTAAATCTGGAAATTGCTCTCGGCAAAATGCAAATATACCGGTTTTGGGGTCTGGAAGATGAACGCTTGGTATGGAGCACGATTGCCAAGTCCTTAGGCGAATAA
- a CDS encoding class D sortase, whose product MKKNNHLNGTNDNSNNPQNFGTPNQPPYNTPYQQPFQQPQAWQQAAYPPRQNFIAADQRVSLERDHHKPSKSKRRWQFKWYDAIILLVALIMFSSAAYYFISSRATREKQKKISSELYDLVPVEQQVDPNNRQGIYVDPDANKVAGEQWEVFSNNGESYPQGKKVLIQPIGRLQISSIDLSLPILSKAGLIELRYGIGHHQTSAPLYGDSGLSVLFGHHMIEKGHYFNRLDEVEIGAEVKVLGNNKEYTYKVDKRLIVQPQEIVPLIKEKTADKYLLMITCVNPPSFDQRLLVYAKLTDVKDLTSPKSN is encoded by the coding sequence ATGAAAAAAAACAATCACCTGAATGGAACAAATGATAACTCAAACAATCCGCAAAATTTCGGCACACCAAACCAGCCACCTTATAATACGCCTTACCAACAACCCTTTCAGCAACCGCAGGCCTGGCAACAAGCCGCTTATCCGCCGAGACAAAATTTCATTGCCGCCGATCAACGCGTAAGCCTTGAGCGAGACCATCACAAACCGTCAAAATCAAAGCGGCGTTGGCAATTTAAATGGTATGACGCCATAATTTTGTTGGTGGCTCTGATTATGTTTTCTTCCGCTGCTTATTACTTTATTTCTTCCCGTGCGACGCGCGAAAAGCAGAAAAAAATATCCTCCGAGCTTTATGATTTGGTTCCAGTCGAGCAACAAGTAGATCCGAATAACCGCCAAGGCATCTATGTCGATCCTGATGCTAACAAAGTTGCCGGCGAACAATGGGAAGTTTTTTCCAACAATGGAGAATCCTACCCCCAAGGTAAAAAAGTCCTAATTCAGCCGATAGGTCGTTTGCAAATCAGCAGCATAGACTTAAGTTTACCAATTCTCAGCAAAGCCGGTTTGATTGAGTTACGTTACGGAATCGGGCATCACCAGACCTCAGCTCCACTTTACGGTGATAGCGGTTTATCTGTTCTATTCGGACACCACATGATTGAGAAAGGACATTACTTTAATCGTCTTGACGAAGTCGAAATAGGCGCAGAAGTAAAGGTTCTCGGCAACAATAAGGAGTACACGTATAAAGTCGATAAGCGCTTAATAGTACAGCCACAAGAAATAGTTCCCCTAATAAAAGAGAAAACAGCTGATAAATATCTACTGATGATCACCTGCGTCAATCCGCCGTCATTTGATCAACGCCTGTTGGTATACGCTAAACTTACCGACGTTAAAGATTTGACATCTCCCAAAAGCAATTGA
- a CDS encoding ATP-binding cassette domain-containing protein has protein sequence MEEKHLQYCLQNVSKKYGSHLVLNKVNLNIYEGDLICIFGKSGSGKSTLLSIMGLLDTYNSGRIECFGQVDPIKKAKACELLRRMNIAYLFQNFALVEKMTVVENMLLALKYNPEKNKEKLIDLVKQPLDEMGVLDKLRSKIYELSGGEAQRVALARNMVKPFDILLADEPTGSLDNENKQIVMNTLVKLNNAGKTVVVVSHDMDFKYLAKRNFLIENGELKEIP, from the coding sequence ATGGAAGAGAAACATTTACAATATTGTTTGCAGAACGTTAGTAAAAAATATGGCTCGCATTTAGTATTGAATAAAGTTAATTTAAACATATATGAGGGCGATCTCATATGCATATTCGGCAAAAGTGGCAGTGGCAAGAGTACTTTACTAAGCATTATGGGACTGCTTGACACTTACAATTCAGGTAGAATTGAATGTTTTGGTCAGGTTGACCCGATTAAAAAAGCTAAAGCCTGTGAATTGTTGCGGCGGATGAACATAGCCTATTTGTTCCAAAATTTTGCCTTGGTAGAAAAAATGACGGTAGTTGAAAATATGCTCTTGGCGTTAAAATATAATCCGGAAAAAAATAAAGAGAAATTAATTGACTTGGTTAAGCAGCCGTTGGATGAAATGGGGGTGCTGGACAAACTTAGGTCTAAGATATATGAACTTTCCGGTGGTGAAGCTCAACGGGTTGCTCTGGCCAGAAACATGGTTAAACCGTTTGACATCTTGCTAGCAGATGAGCCTACAGGGTCTCTGGATAATGAAAATAAGCAAATTGTGATGAACACATTGGTTAAACTTAATAATGCAGGCAAGACTGTTGTAGTAGTAAGTCATGACATGGATTTTAAATATTTAGCTAAACGAAATTTTTTGATCGAAAATGGAGAACTAAAGGAAATTCCATAG